In Rheinheimera sp. MM224, one DNA window encodes the following:
- a CDS encoding DUF2789 domain-containing protein, producing the protein MDMTTHDMATLFAQLGLDNSPSAIKAFVASHKIPANMSLAQASFWTNAQASFLTENLKQDADWSDVIDQLNVMLR; encoded by the coding sequence ATGGATATGACAACACACGATATGGCCACTTTATTTGCTCAGCTGGGTTTGGATAATAGCCCGTCCGCCATTAAAGCTTTTGTCGCCAGTCATAAAATTCCGGCGAATATGTCCCTGGCGCAGGCGTCATTTTGGACTAATGCTCAGGCCAGTTTTTTAACAGAGAACTTAAAACAGGATGCGGACTGGAGTGACGTAATTGACCAGCTTAATGTCATGCTTAGATAA